One part of the Glycine soja cultivar W05 chromosome 11, ASM419377v2, whole genome shotgun sequence genome encodes these proteins:
- the LOC114375834 gene encoding TBC1 domain family member 15-like isoform X2, translated as MLESELHDLSDDADYAASQQQGSASVMLRSDSAKQSSPREGAEIVFLKDNVAIHPTQFASERISGRLKLIKQSSSLSMTWIPYKAHSSEARLSDKDRNLYIIRAVPFTDIRSIRRHNPAFGWQYVIVVLSSGLAHPPLYFYSGGVKEFLATIKQHVLLVRSEEDANVFLVNDFQNTLQRTLSSLEMPRAVPLTCGPSNTSVDESILIENQERADNGANDGRFSVNQFHGKPRHKVDPARDLSIQVLEKFSLVTRFARETTSQLFGENQSNGFSPIDRRTHIQTNLDHPKKSSNVEENTSDESPVALDSQEFDNLSLVWGKPRQPPLGSEEWITFMDSEGRVTDSEALRKRVFYGGLDHKLRNEVWGLLLGYYPYESTYAEREFLKSVKKSEYVNIKNQWQSISSAQAKRFTKFRERKGLIEKDVVRTDRSLAFYEGDDNPNVNVLRDILLTYSFYNFDLGYCQGMSDLLSPILFVMDDESEAFWCFVALMERLGPNFNRDQNGMHSQLFALSKLVELLDSPLHNYFKQRDCLNYFFCFRWILIQFKREFEYEKTMRLWEVLWTHYPSEHLHLYVCVAILKRYRGKIIGEEMDFDTLLKFINELSGHINLDATLRDAEALCICAGENGAARIPPGTPPSLPVEDGSFYAQQEQDEIL; from the exons ATGCTAGAATCGGAGCTCCACGATTTATCCGACGACGCCGATTACGCCGCGTCTCAACAACAA GGATCTGCTAGCGTGATGCTGCGTAGTGACAGTGCCAAACAGAGCTCCCCTCGGGAAGGTGCTGAAATTGTATTTTTGAAGGACAATGTCGCAATTCATCCGACTCAGTTTGCGTCTGAAAGAATCAGTGGAAGACTGAAATTGATTAAGCAAAGCTCGTCCTTGTCTATG ACTTGGATACCTTACAAAGCGCATAGTTCAGAGGCCAGGCTGTCTGATAAAG ACAGAAACCTTTATATCATAAGGGCGGTGCCCTTCACAGACATCAGGTCCATCCGGAGGCATAATCCTGCTTTTGGGTGGCAATATGTCATTGTTGTTCTATCATCAG GACTTGCTCATCctccattatatttttatagtggaggagtcaaagaattccttgcTACAATAAAGCAACATGTTCTTCTTGTGAG ATCTGAAGAAGATGCCAACGTATTCCTTGTGAATGATTTTCAGAATACACTGCAG AGGACTTTGTCTTCCTTGGAGATGCCCAGAGCTGTTCCCCTTACATGTGGACCTTCAAATACGTCAGTTGATGAATCCATTTTGATTGAGAACCAAGAAAGGGCTGATAATGGTGCCAATGATGGAAGATTTAGTGTTAATCAGTTCCACGGGAAGCCAAGACATAAAGTAGATCCTGCTCGAGACCTCTCTATTCAAGTTTTAGAGAAGTTTTCTCTTGTCACAAGATTTGCCCGTGAAACAACTTCACAACTTTTTGGAGAAAACCAGAGTAATGGATTTAGTCCCATTGACAGGAGGACCCATATCCAGACTAACCTTGATCACCCTAAGAAGTCTTCCAATGTTGAGGAAAATACCTCTGATGAAAGTCCTGTTGCCTTGGATTCTCAGGAG TTTGATAACTTATCACTAGTATGGGGAAAACCCAGGCAACCCCCTTTGGGTTCTGAAGAG TGGATTACCTTCATGGATTCTGAAGGACGAGTCACAGATTCAGAAGCTTTGAGAAAAAGAGTATTTTATGGTGGACTTGACCACAAATTACGAAATGAG GTATGGGGTTTGCTTTTGGGATATTATCCATATGAATCGACATATGCTGAGAGAGAATTCCTGAAGTCAGTTAAGAAGTCAGAATATGTGAACATAAAGAACCAGTGGCAG AGTATATCCTCAGCACAGGCTAAAAGATTCACAAAATTCAGGGAAAGGAAAGGGCTTATTGAGAAAGATGTG GTGAGAACTGATAGATCGCTCGCTTTCTATGAAGGCGATGATAATCCAAATGTCAATGTTCTGCGAGATATCCTGTTGACATATTCATTCTACAACTTTGATCTTGGTTATTGCCAG GGAATGAGTGATCTGCTATCTCCAATATTGTTTGTGATGGATGATGAATCAGAGGCATTTTGGTGTTTTGTTGCTCTAATGGAACGTCTTGGACCCAATTTTAATCGTGATCAAAACGGCATGCACTCTCAACTTTTTGCACTATCAAag TTGGTGGAGTTGCTGGATAGTCCATTGCATAACTATTTTAAGCAGCGTGACTGCTtgaattatttcttttgtttccgCTGGATTTTGATTCAATTTAAAAG GGAGTTTGAGTACGAGAAAACAATGCGCTTGTGGGAAGTTTTATGGACACATTATCCGTCTGAGCATCTGCACCTGTATGTATGTGTGGCAATCTTGAAACGATATCGTGGTAAAATAATTGGAGAGGAAATGGACTTCGACACCCTTTTGAAGTTTATTAATGAGCTAAGTGGTCACATCAACCTTGATGCAACCCTCAGAGATGCAGAGGCTCTATGCATATGTGCTGGTGAGAACGGTGCTGCTCGCATACCTCCCGGAACCCCACCATCGTTGCCTGTTGAAGATGGTTCTTTTTACGCCCaacaagaacaagatgaaatattgtaa
- the LOC114375834 gene encoding TBC1 domain family member 15-like isoform X1: MLESELHDLSDDADYAASQQQGSASVMLRSDSAKQSSPREGAEIVFLKDNVAIHPTQFASERISGRLKLIKQSSSLSMTWIPYKAHSSEARLSDKGSLHSGRLCCLVKYALYVDFVLLSCLDRNLYIIRAVPFTDIRSIRRHNPAFGWQYVIVVLSSGLAHPPLYFYSGGVKEFLATIKQHVLLVRSEEDANVFLVNDFQNTLQRTLSSLEMPRAVPLTCGPSNTSVDESILIENQERADNGANDGRFSVNQFHGKPRHKVDPARDLSIQVLEKFSLVTRFARETTSQLFGENQSNGFSPIDRRTHIQTNLDHPKKSSNVEENTSDESPVALDSQEFDNLSLVWGKPRQPPLGSEEWITFMDSEGRVTDSEALRKRVFYGGLDHKLRNEVWGLLLGYYPYESTYAEREFLKSVKKSEYVNIKNQWQSISSAQAKRFTKFRERKGLIEKDVVRTDRSLAFYEGDDNPNVNVLRDILLTYSFYNFDLGYCQGMSDLLSPILFVMDDESEAFWCFVALMERLGPNFNRDQNGMHSQLFALSKLVELLDSPLHNYFKQRDCLNYFFCFRWILIQFKREFEYEKTMRLWEVLWTHYPSEHLHLYVCVAILKRYRGKIIGEEMDFDTLLKFINELSGHINLDATLRDAEALCICAGENGAARIPPGTPPSLPVEDGSFYAQQEQDEIL; this comes from the exons ATGCTAGAATCGGAGCTCCACGATTTATCCGACGACGCCGATTACGCCGCGTCTCAACAACAA GGATCTGCTAGCGTGATGCTGCGTAGTGACAGTGCCAAACAGAGCTCCCCTCGGGAAGGTGCTGAAATTGTATTTTTGAAGGACAATGTCGCAATTCATCCGACTCAGTTTGCGTCTGAAAGAATCAGTGGAAGACTGAAATTGATTAAGCAAAGCTCGTCCTTGTCTATG ACTTGGATACCTTACAAAGCGCATAGTTCAGAGGCCAGGCTGTCTGATAAAGGTAGTTTACATTCTGGACGACTTTGCTGCCTTGTGAAATATGCTCTATATGTTGATTTTGTTCTACTTTCTTGTTTAGACAGAAACCTTTATATCATAAGGGCGGTGCCCTTCACAGACATCAGGTCCATCCGGAGGCATAATCCTGCTTTTGGGTGGCAATATGTCATTGTTGTTCTATCATCAG GACTTGCTCATCctccattatatttttatagtggaggagtcaaagaattccttgcTACAATAAAGCAACATGTTCTTCTTGTGAG ATCTGAAGAAGATGCCAACGTATTCCTTGTGAATGATTTTCAGAATACACTGCAG AGGACTTTGTCTTCCTTGGAGATGCCCAGAGCTGTTCCCCTTACATGTGGACCTTCAAATACGTCAGTTGATGAATCCATTTTGATTGAGAACCAAGAAAGGGCTGATAATGGTGCCAATGATGGAAGATTTAGTGTTAATCAGTTCCACGGGAAGCCAAGACATAAAGTAGATCCTGCTCGAGACCTCTCTATTCAAGTTTTAGAGAAGTTTTCTCTTGTCACAAGATTTGCCCGTGAAACAACTTCACAACTTTTTGGAGAAAACCAGAGTAATGGATTTAGTCCCATTGACAGGAGGACCCATATCCAGACTAACCTTGATCACCCTAAGAAGTCTTCCAATGTTGAGGAAAATACCTCTGATGAAAGTCCTGTTGCCTTGGATTCTCAGGAG TTTGATAACTTATCACTAGTATGGGGAAAACCCAGGCAACCCCCTTTGGGTTCTGAAGAG TGGATTACCTTCATGGATTCTGAAGGACGAGTCACAGATTCAGAAGCTTTGAGAAAAAGAGTATTTTATGGTGGACTTGACCACAAATTACGAAATGAG GTATGGGGTTTGCTTTTGGGATATTATCCATATGAATCGACATATGCTGAGAGAGAATTCCTGAAGTCAGTTAAGAAGTCAGAATATGTGAACATAAAGAACCAGTGGCAG AGTATATCCTCAGCACAGGCTAAAAGATTCACAAAATTCAGGGAAAGGAAAGGGCTTATTGAGAAAGATGTG GTGAGAACTGATAGATCGCTCGCTTTCTATGAAGGCGATGATAATCCAAATGTCAATGTTCTGCGAGATATCCTGTTGACATATTCATTCTACAACTTTGATCTTGGTTATTGCCAG GGAATGAGTGATCTGCTATCTCCAATATTGTTTGTGATGGATGATGAATCAGAGGCATTTTGGTGTTTTGTTGCTCTAATGGAACGTCTTGGACCCAATTTTAATCGTGATCAAAACGGCATGCACTCTCAACTTTTTGCACTATCAAag TTGGTGGAGTTGCTGGATAGTCCATTGCATAACTATTTTAAGCAGCGTGACTGCTtgaattatttcttttgtttccgCTGGATTTTGATTCAATTTAAAAG GGAGTTTGAGTACGAGAAAACAATGCGCTTGTGGGAAGTTTTATGGACACATTATCCGTCTGAGCATCTGCACCTGTATGTATGTGTGGCAATCTTGAAACGATATCGTGGTAAAATAATTGGAGAGGAAATGGACTTCGACACCCTTTTGAAGTTTATTAATGAGCTAAGTGGTCACATCAACCTTGATGCAACCCTCAGAGATGCAGAGGCTCTATGCATATGTGCTGGTGAGAACGGTGCTGCTCGCATACCTCCCGGAACCCCACCATCGTTGCCTGTTGAAGATGGTTCTTTTTACGCCCaacaagaacaagatgaaatattgtaa